The Stigmatella aurantiaca DW4/3-1 genome contains the following window.
GTGTCCGCGTCATCCCCGAACAGCAGCTCTCCCACCTGGTAACCCGCTCGCACACGTCCGCAGGACACCACCAGGTGTTCAGGCGCCACGCGGTAATTGTGGGCCTCCAGCTCCCGCCTCAGGGGCTCCAGGAAAGAGGCCAGGTGGCCTTCATCCATGAGCGACCGGGGGTCCAAGCCGTCCGAGATGACGATCTGGGCGTCCCAGCGCGCCTCCCGGCGTAAGCGCAAGGCCTCCACCCGGCTCACCGACTCGGCATCCAGCCGCTCTCCGGAGACGGGGTGGAGAATGTAGTCGCGGCGATCCACCGCCTGGGTGCGGAGCCGCACCGCCTGGGGAATCGTCTCGATGAACCAGGGGGACAACTCCGTCCAGATGCCCGTCTTGGCATCCTCGTAGTGGCCGCGCACCTCGCGGGCAAGCCCTGGCTCCATCTCCCAGGGGTGCTCCCCGTGCCCCAGCGCGAGCGCGACGCTGCGGGCCCGCACTTCGGCCATCCCCTGCTCGGCCTCCGCCAGCAGCTCCGCCTCGGGGCGCGTGTCGCCCTTGCGCCGACGGTACTGCGCATACACCCACCGGGGATCCCCGAAGTGCTCCGTGGGCCGCCCCTGCGCGTCGATGACGCCCAGTTGCTGGAAGAAGGCCCACATCCGGTCATCCACCCGGTAGCCCCACCGCTCGCGCAGGCGCACATGGTCCTGGAAGGCCGTGGTGAGGTAGCTGAGCATCGGATCGTTGCGCGTGGGCAACGCCATCAGGTAGCCGGGGCACGCGGGGGCGATCCGCTCCTGACACCAGCCGAGATCATCCAGCGTCACGTCCATGTGGAGCGTGGAGCAGATGTCCAGGCCGATCATCAAACCGTGCAACTTGCCCATGACGATGTCTTCGAGGCAACAGCGCACGAGCTGCTCGCGGGTGCGGAACACCTCCGGGCCGATGAAGCCCGCCACATCATTGACGTGGACCCAGGGCTCCCCCTGGAGCCCCGCCCCCATCTGCGCCAGGGCCACCCGCTGCTTCAACGCCCGGGCGAAGCCATACTTGCGCGACTCCAGCAACACCATGTCGCAGCCGCAGTGCTGACCGTTGGTCGCATCGGCCCCCTGCCCTGTCTCGAAGTAGAGGCCAAACCGGCCCGTGCGCCGCGCCGCGTATTCCAGCATCTTCTCCAGGGTGACATCGAAGGTGCGGTTGGCCGCGTCGGTGCCCGCGATGCTCTGGAACCAGATGCCCGTGGTGCCCGGCTGCAACTCCTCCACGCGCGCCTGGACATCGATGTGCGCCAAGACGCAGTGAGGCATCACCTCTTCAAGACCGAAGGTGACGAGGATGTCATGCAGCGCGGCTTCCACCGCGGCCACCGACGTGGGCGCCGAGGACACCGGGTTGGTGCCCAGCACCACGTCCCCCACCGCAAAGGACCAGCCGTTGAACACCTGCCAGCGGATGTCGTCCGGATGGTCCGTGGGCGAGTTCGGCTGGATCCGCG
Protein-coding sequences here:
- the eutB gene encoding ethanolamine ammonia-lyase subunit EutB gives rise to the protein MQSQRVMSEESSPTPDAADGRIAGAAQGGPDSLEKGVALLEVLPQEDLFAYLKRVSGGFDLRLYQQVLGAANTFKEGDVSIGVAAADAQSRANARTLLARTRLADLHAHPPLEDRLHAFMLEAIDADAQSMTADWTLGRLKDFLLSAGEEDVKAVCAGLGSDAIACAVKLMSDEELTALGSKVFHPLPGSHLGARGYLGARIQPNSPTDHPDDIRWQVFNGWSFAVGDVVLGTNPVSSAPTSVAAVEAALHDILVTFGLEEVMPHCVLAHIDVQARVEELQPGTTGIWFQSIAGTDAANRTFDVTLEKMLEYAARRTGRFGLYFETGQGADATNGQHCGCDMVLLESRKYGFARALKQRVALAQMGAGLQGEPWVHVNDVAGFIGPEVFRTREQLVRCCLEDIVMGKLHGLMIGLDICSTLHMDVTLDDLGWCQERIAPACPGYLMALPTRNDPMLSYLTTAFQDHVRLRERWGYRVDDRMWAFFQQLGVIDAQGRPTEHFGDPRWVYAQYRRRKGDTRPEAELLAEAEQGMAEVRARSVALALGHGEHPWEMEPGLAREVRGHYEDAKTGIWTELSPWFIETIPQAVRLRTQAVDRRDYILHPVSGERLDAESVSRVEALRLRREARWDAQIVISDGLDPRSLMDEGHLASFLEPLRRELEAHNYRVAPEHLVVSCGRVRAGYQVGELLFGDDADTLPRALIHVVGERPGSGHHSFSVYLTAPSGRGWMGVPRPVDHDASCVIAGISDTSVRPEVAAREAVRILGELCRG